Genomic window (Thermodesulfovibrionales bacterium):
TCCGATAGACCTGAAGCGCATCCCTGCGTTATGCGGCTGCCCTGGAGAACACCGTTTTTTTAGGGAGGAAGTTCCGATCATCGTATCTGTCGGTAGATTAGTTCCACAAAAAGGGTACGATGTTCTCCTTAAGTCCTTCAGCATGGTTGTCAAAGAGATGGATGCGAGACTCATGATCTTGGGTGAAGGCCCCGAAAAGGAATCACTATCAAGGCTGGCTAATGATCTGGCAATAGGAGAAAAGGTGTCTTTCGTAGGATTTCTGAATAACCCCTTTGCCTTCATATCCAAGGCTGATGTCTTTGTCCTTTCGTCCCATTATGAGGGGTTGCCGACGGTCATCTTGGAAGCGATGGCATGCGGAATACCTGTTGTTTCCACAGATTGCAAATATGGACCCAGAGAGATCCTGGAAAATGGTCACTATGGCCTGCTCGTCCCCACAGGAGATGCCGATGCCCTTTCACGTGAGATCGTGAGCTTACTGAAAAACAGGGTGCTGAGAGAAAGGTTGTCCAGATTGGGAAAGGAACGGATAAAGGATTTCTCGCCTGAAAGAATCATACAACAATATGAGGATATAATTTACGGTTGTTGTACTTGATAGATCATCGAGCAGACCGGTGTTATTTGACAGAGACTTAAACCGCAGAAAAACTACTACAGTTTTTTCCTGAGCAATACTGAGACCTACAGCCCTGAAAGTCTCCGAGCCTGAGTTTGTCTAAGCTGCTATTTCCTTCAGTACCTCAGGGTGTTTTGCGGCAATGAGAAGCAACGTCTTGGCCGCCCCGGAGGGATTCCTGCGGCCTTGCTCCCAGTCACGCAGTGTACGGGGAGAGATGCCGAGCAGTTGTGCAAACTTTTCCTGAGATACTCCGGGATTATTTCGTCTTTCTCTACAGTGCCGTCTTTCCTCGTCACCATGCGGCGCAGGGAACCATCAGGCTGCGGAACAAACTTAGTCTTCCGAGCCCATTCCACACAACCACCCTTTTCAATTGTTTCCATATAACGCTTGAGTGCTTCTTTAGCTTTGCTCATGGACAAATACTTCCTTGATTCGTTTAAGCCAATCGCGAGGGATAGAGGTGGTCGGGTTTGTTTGGACAGCTGAAAGCAGTTCTTAAGTGATAAGCTGCGCTGCCTCATGCCGCTACCTGCATCTGAGGTAGTGTACTCCAGTAAACATCATCGGGCGTCCTGCGGTCAAGGCTCTGATGCCGCCGCTGACTGTTGTAAAAGTCAAAATACTCTTTAAGCCCGTCCGGGCCTCGGCAATTGAGCTGTATGCCTTCAGATATACATCTTGATACTTCACGCTCCACCACAAACGTTCTATAAACACATTGTCTATCCAACGGCCCCTGCCCTCCATACTGATTCTGATACCCTGACCTTTGAGAACTCTAACAAAATCATCCGAAGTGAACTGGCTGCCCTGGTCTGTATTGAAAATCTCTGGGGTTCCGTACCGTGCAAGAGCCTCCTGTAGTGCCTCGACACAGAATGAAGCATCCAGAGTGTTCGATAACCTCCATGCGAGGACCTTCCGGCTTGCCCAGTCCATGATTGCCATGAGGTAACAGAAACCCCTCGCCATCGGTATGTACGTGATATCTGCGGCCCACATCTGGTTCGATCTGCTGATCTCCAGCTCCCTCAGCAGATAAGGGTAGACCTTATGGTCAGGATGAAGTCTGGATAACCGTGGCTTCCGGTACATGGGCATTATCCCCATCTTCTTCATCAGCGTAGCCACATGTTGACGGCCTACCTCATGCCCCCTCTCCAGAAGCTGATCCCGAATGCTCCTGCTTCCCATAAAGGGATATTTCAGGTGAATCTCGTCAATAAGCCTCATCAACTCAAGCTCCTGATCGCTTGCCGGTGCTGCCTCATAGTACAAGCTCGACCGGGATAGTTCGAGGATCCGGCTTGGCTTTGACGTGTTAAGGGCAACTCGTGCTCCCTATCGATCATTTCTTTGCGCTCGGCCCGGCTATGCGCCCGAGCGCGCTTGATAAAAAATCGTTTTCCATCGCTAACTGCCCAATCTTTGCATGCAGGGCCTTAACGTCTGGCCCGTCCTCCACCTGCTTATCCTTTCCAAACACTTCCTCCGCCCGCTCCAAGAGCTGTCGCTTCCACTCCGTGATCTGGTTTGGATGCACCTCAAAGCGTTCAGCCAGTTCCACAAGCGTCTGCCCCTCCTTCAGTGCCTCCAATGCGACCTTCGCCTTGAATGCCGGACTGTGGTTCCTCCTCGGTCTTTTACTCATTTCGCTGCTCCTTTCGGCCTTTTACAGGGCTGCCGGTCAAATTCGGCTTCACCAGATGCCCTGTAGGGAACGATCAGACACCCACTCGATGTCTGATACCCCTTCGATTATCTATTTTAGAGCAGCTTTACCACTTATGTCCCTGTCCAGTTTTTCCAGACCAGCTCTGATATCGTCGCGTTCTCCCTTTCCACTTCCGAGCGTGTTTTGCGGCGCCCCTCATTTCCAGAAGAGAGGCCACTTCATCTTTTGCTGTTACTTGACCACTCCGCAGGCCACTCTGTCGCCGCCCCCGCCAAGTGGCGCAGGACTGTCAGAATAATTGTCGCCTCCTGCATGGATCATAAGGGATCTCCCCCTGATGTCCGCCACCTTCAGACGCGGTGCAAGAACAGGGAGGGTGGCCTTGCCATCAGAAGCCACATAAAGGGCGGGGAGGTCACCGAGATGTCCGTTGCCATAGGGCCCCTCCTCCTCCAA
Coding sequences:
- a CDS encoding glycosyltransferase gives rise to the protein MVEKVKALFFIPSLEGGGAERAMSEILHHMNKEKIEAVLILLYPCDSSPYRDYLPRGLKIIVVERASDNVLQKIKQYAAFLKIVYDEKPHVVMSMLTYSNIMAISAKLLFGGKIIIGEHNTLSEITKTKEGRQMLWFSTAHLVKIFYRFADKIIAVSGGVKTDLVEKFRIAPHNIRVIHNPIDLKRIPALCGCPGEHRFFREEVPIIVSVGRLVPQKGYDVLLKSFSMVVKEMDARLMILGEGPEKESLSRLANDLAIGEKVSFVGFLNNPFAFISKADVFVLSSHYEGLPTVILEAMACGIPVVSTDCKYGPREILENGHYGLLVPTGDADALSREIVSLLKNRVLRERLSRLGKERIKDFSPERIIQQYEDIIYGCCT
- a CDS encoding superoxide dismutase family protein — encoded protein: MTKWVKTVLSPEELSHELRAGYPARVYKLEEEGPYGNGHLGDLPALYVASDGKATLPVLAPRLKVADIRGRSLMIHAGGDNYSDSPAPLGGGGDRVACGVVK